A section of the Kribbella sp. HUAS MG21 genome encodes:
- a CDS encoding helix-turn-helix domain-containing protein yields MQDDSRLLKVEEVAEHLNVSRWTVYRLIKERELTSVKVRNGRRVPMQSIRAYVAGLIEDAA; encoded by the coding sequence ATGCAAGACGATTCGCGCCTGCTCAAGGTCGAGGAAGTGGCCGAGCACCTGAACGTTTCCCGGTGGACCGTCTACCGGCTGATCAAGGAACGCGAGCTGACCAGCGTCAAGGTCCGCAACGGTCGACGGGTGCCGATGCAGTCCATCCGGGCGTACGTCGCCGGCCTGATCGAGGACGCCGCCTGA